From Pseudomonas sp. LS1212, the proteins below share one genomic window:
- a CDS encoding methyl-accepting chemotaxis protein: MVAQQVRSGSQWGIGGFFVVAALTLLIGSALVGRSIVGTLERLRAAIVKAASSKDFTGHVDTNGAAEVGQAAQAFNELQERLRLSLREVSTYAESVSTASGSLSAMSQQVSQSSSGQSEAAQEMAMAIREMTSSIQSISEGTQRALELAREAACEAERGGKITLRNSVEMERILGCVSVAGDQVQALGVQTIQVSGVMKVIRDVADQTNLLALNAAIEAARAGDLGRGFAVVADEVRQLAERTAGSTEEISQVVQEMQRSAQSAVGDMTEVVSGVEGGRRLSDEASDCMQAIHSSAGRVSQTVDEIAALLAEQSEAAQNLALRVQQVTDMVAENNRSAREAAAVAADLDGLSASLREVAGAFRV, encoded by the coding sequence ATGGTAGCGCAGCAGGTACGCAGCGGTTCTCAATGGGGGATCGGTGGCTTTTTCGTTGTCGCGGCGCTGACGTTGCTCATTGGTTCGGCCCTGGTGGGGCGCAGCATTGTCGGGACGCTGGAGCGATTGCGAGCCGCCATCGTTAAGGCTGCGTCAAGCAAGGATTTCACCGGGCATGTGGACACAAATGGCGCAGCAGAAGTAGGCCAGGCGGCACAGGCTTTCAATGAGTTGCAGGAACGTCTTCGACTCTCGCTTCGAGAGGTTTCCACCTACGCCGAGTCTGTATCGACTGCATCGGGAAGCTTATCGGCCATGTCGCAGCAGGTCTCGCAGTCTTCTAGTGGACAGAGCGAGGCGGCGCAGGAGATGGCGATGGCCATTCGCGAAATGACCAGCAGTATCCAAAGCATTTCCGAAGGTACCCAGCGTGCTCTGGAACTCGCCCGTGAAGCGGCTTGTGAGGCAGAGCGTGGCGGCAAGATCACCTTGCGCAACAGCGTTGAGATGGAGCGAATCTTAGGATGCGTTTCGGTTGCGGGTGACCAGGTCCAAGCGCTCGGCGTTCAGACTATTCAAGTCTCGGGCGTCATGAAGGTGATTCGCGACGTTGCCGACCAGACAAACCTGCTCGCATTAAACGCTGCTATTGAAGCTGCTAGGGCAGGCGATCTTGGCCGTGGTTTCGCCGTCGTGGCGGATGAGGTTCGGCAGTTGGCTGAGCGCACGGCTGGCTCGACTGAGGAGATCAGCCAGGTGGTTCAGGAAATGCAACGCTCGGCGCAGAGTGCTGTGGGGGATATGACAGAGGTCGTCAGCGGTGTCGAAGGCGGCCGGCGACTGTCCGACGAGGCTTCTGATTGCATGCAGGCCATCCACTCCAGCGCAGGGCGCGTTAGCCAGACCGTTGATGAGATTGCCGCATTGTTGGCCGAACAGAGCGAGGCCGCTCAGAATCTGGCTTTGCGGGTCCAGCAGGTGACTGACATGGTTGCCGAGAATAATCGATCAGCACGTGAAGCAGCTGCGGTGGCAGCAGACCTGGATGGACTATCGGCTTCGCTGCGCGAGGTAGCGGGGGCATTCCGGGTCTGA